A window of the Bacteroidota bacterium genome harbors these coding sequences:
- a CDS encoding SDR family NAD(P)-dependent oxidoreductase produces MSLFENHVVVVTGAGRGIGAAAAKRFARHGASVVVNDLDAEPAESVAREITDAGGTAHAVAGSVTEDGFPEALLAGAVERFGKLNVLVNNAGFLWDGMLHTMTDEQWLRIMEIHTFAPFRLIRAAAPYLREPGKQERAADRPFSENRVIVNVSSTSGLHGNVGQVNYATAKMGIVGLTKTVAKEWGRFGVRCNAVAFGFIDTRMTRPKETGETVEVAGQEIVQGIPEAARGRAFTNNPLGRPGTDEEAAGGILLMASPLAGYVTGHTLEVTGGAGI; encoded by the coding sequence ATGTCCCTGTTCGAAAACCACGTCGTCGTCGTCACCGGAGCCGGTCGTGGGATCGGCGCTGCCGCGGCGAAACGCTTTGCCCGCCACGGCGCGTCGGTCGTCGTCAACGACCTTGACGCCGAGCCAGCCGAGTCCGTCGCGAGGGAGATCACCGACGCAGGCGGGACGGCGCACGCCGTCGCCGGGAGCGTCACCGAGGACGGCTTCCCCGAGGCTCTGCTGGCTGGAGCCGTTGAGCGGTTCGGGAAGCTCAACGTGCTCGTCAACAACGCTGGGTTTCTGTGGGACGGGATGCTCCACACGATGACCGACGAGCAGTGGCTCCGCATCATGGAGATCCACACCTTCGCGCCGTTCCGCCTGATCCGCGCCGCCGCCCCGTACCTCCGCGAGCCCGGCAAGCAGGAGCGCGCGGCAGACCGACCGTTCTCCGAGAACCGCGTGATCGTCAACGTCTCGTCGACGAGCGGACTCCACGGCAACGTCGGGCAGGTCAACTACGCGACGGCCAAGATGGGGATCGTCGGGCTGACGAAGACCGTGGCGAAGGAGTGGGGCCGCTTCGGGGTCCGGTGCAACGCGGTCGCGTTCGGGTTCATCGACACGCGGATGACACGCCCGAAGGAGACCGGCGAGACGGTCGAGGTGGCTGGGCAAGAAATTGTGCAGGGCATCCCCGAGGCGGCGCGCGGGCGGGCGTTCACCAACAACCCGCTCGGCCGCCCCGGCACCGACGAGGAGGCGGCGGGCGGCATCCTGCTGATGGCCTCGCCGCTCGCGGGCTACGTCACCGGCCACACCCTCGAAGTCACCGGCGGCGCGGGGATCTGA
- a CDS encoding MaoC family dehydratase: MPPPDYALDTLDRFVGRDLGVSGWVTVDQARIDAFAACTEDHQWIHTDPERAARESPSGTTIAHGFLTLSLLPAMRREVGVVPDGVARVLNYGLDRVRFLAPVPSGARVRARVRLASVTPKAEGPLLLKTENIVEIEGEETPALVAETLALLIPT, from the coding sequence ATGCCACCGCCTGACTACGCCCTCGACACGCTCGACCGGTTCGTCGGACGCGACCTCGGCGTCTCCGGCTGGGTCACGGTCGACCAGGCCCGGATCGACGCCTTCGCGGCCTGCACCGAGGACCACCAGTGGATCCACACCGACCCCGAGCGCGCGGCCCGAGAGAGTCCGTCGGGAACCACGATCGCGCACGGCTTCCTCACGCTCTCGCTCCTCCCCGCGATGCGCCGCGAGGTCGGCGTCGTCCCCGATGGCGTGGCGCGCGTGCTGAACTACGGCCTCGACCGGGTCCGCTTCCTCGCGCCGGTCCCGTCGGGCGCGCGCGTCCGTGCCCGCGTGAGGCTCGCGTCGGTCACGCCGAAAGCCGAGGGCCCGTTGCTGCTCAAGACCGAGAACATAGTCGAAATCGAAGGCGAGGAGACGCCCGCCCTCGTCGCCGAGACCCTCGCCCTGCTGATCCCCACCTGA
- a CDS encoding nucleotidyltransferase codes for MFEKLLAALARELDAAGVPYMVIGGQAVLLYGEPRLTRDVDVTLGVGPDRLPDVLRVVETLALRPLVEPQAFVAETLVLPCSDVEGERQVDFVFSFGGYEREAIERANTAEIGGERVRFASAEDLIVLKLVAGRPRDVEDVRGILVRQPALDAAYIRRWLSAFDEALGMQTVSLFDDLAGPPPQP; via the coding sequence ATGTTTGAGAAACTCCTTGCCGCGCTCGCCCGCGAGCTAGATGCGGCGGGCGTGCCCTACATGGTGATCGGCGGGCAGGCCGTGCTCCTCTACGGCGAACCCCGCCTGACGCGCGACGTGGACGTAACGCTCGGCGTCGGCCCCGACCGGCTTCCCGACGTGCTCCGGGTTGTCGAAACGCTGGCTCTGCGACCGCTCGTCGAACCGCAAGCGTTTGTCGCGGAGACGCTCGTACTTCCCTGCAGTGACGTAGAGGGCGAGCGCCAGGTGGACTTTGTATTCTCTTTCGGAGGCTACGAGCGCGAAGCTATCGAGCGCGCGAACACGGCTGAGATCGGCGGCGAGAGGGTCCGCTTCGCCTCAGCCGAGGACCTTATCGTCCTCAAGCTCGTGGCCGGCCGGCCTCGCGATGTCGAGGACGTGCGCGGCATCCTCGTTCGCCAGCCGGCGCTCGACGCCGCCTACATTCGCCGCTGGCTCAGCGCGTTCGACGAGGCTCTCGGCATGCAGACGGTCTCTCTGTTTGACGACCTAGCCGGCCCACCGCCACAGCCATGA
- a CDS encoding MbnP family protein, giving the protein MTYAIRTLLTRGPRLAALALAGAFVLAGCEANDPTEDFAQVRLDLEPLFDGAALQGGEALQIQGRTGVLETARLYLSDLTLIQDDGTEVLIDGESITVRARDEDDAEVQHTITERYVYAASDRGRTETMLGEVPAGSYRGLRFTLGVNGLDNRIAPEDAPSSHPLAPQTPSMHWNWNAGYVFLRLDGLLDVDGDGTVDDRDVDGDGENDPRDPASGFWRLHLGGAANAMPVEIDTPFTLEAGAAQDLHLQVDYARFLAGVDYDEPFNRFCMTGDCADVVQTVTANVADAFSLHGTHGDN; this is encoded by the coding sequence ATGACCTACGCCATCCGAACCCTCCTCACGCGCGGTCCGCGCCTCGCCGCGCTCGCGCTCGCCGGGGCCTTCGTCCTCGCCGGCTGCGAGGCCAACGACCCGACCGAAGACTTCGCCCAAGTCCGCCTCGACCTCGAACCCCTCTTCGACGGAGCCGCGCTCCAGGGCGGCGAGGCCTTGCAGATTCAGGGCCGTACGGGCGTGCTCGAAACGGCGCGCCTCTACCTGTCCGACCTCACCCTGATCCAGGATGACGGCACCGAGGTGCTGATCGACGGCGAGTCCATCACGGTCCGCGCCCGCGACGAGGACGACGCCGAGGTCCAGCACACCATCACCGAGCGCTACGTCTACGCCGCCAGCGACCGGGGCCGCACCGAGACGATGCTCGGCGAGGTGCCGGCCGGGTCGTACCGCGGCCTCCGCTTCACGCTCGGCGTCAACGGCCTCGACAACCGGATCGCCCCCGAGGACGCACCCTCTAGCCACCCGCTCGCGCCGCAGACGCCCTCGATGCACTGGAACTGGAACGCGGGCTACGTCTTCCTCCGCCTCGACGGCCTCCTCGACGTCGACGGCGACGGCACGGTCGACGACCGCGACGTGGACGGCGACGGCGAGAACGACCCGCGCGACCCGGCCTCCGGCTTCTGGCGCCTCCACCTCGGCGGCGCGGCCAACGCGATGCCGGTCGAGATCGACACGCCGTTCACGCTCGAAGCGGGCGCGGCGCAGGACCTGCACCTCCAGGTCGACTACGCCCGCTTCCTCGCCGGCGTCGACTACGACGAGCCGTTCAACCGCTTCTGCATGACCGGCGACTGCGCGGACGTCGTGCAGACCGTCACGGCGAACGTGGCCGACGCGTTCTCGCTCCACGGCACACACGGCGACAACTAG
- a CDS encoding SgcJ/EcaC family oxidoreductase, translated as MTNASPPEGSPPFDRPERLPELWALAWNRRDADALAALFDEDAEFVNVTGLWWHDREAIRKAHRYGLDVTFNASELTIRQVEVKRLRDDVAVVHARMRLTGQTPIGTVEHPGPRTTVFSFVLHRTDAGWRCASAQNTDVVPGKETHIVDDAGAFGSVDYRTR; from the coding sequence GTGACCAACGCTTCCCCGCCTGAGGGCTCCCCACCGTTCGACCGGCCCGAGCGGCTGCCGGAACTCTGGGCGCTCGCCTGGAACCGCCGCGACGCCGACGCCCTCGCCGCGCTCTTCGATGAGGACGCGGAGTTCGTCAACGTCACCGGCCTCTGGTGGCACGACCGCGAGGCGATCCGCAAAGCTCACCGCTATGGGCTCGACGTGACCTTCAACGCGTCGGAACTCACGATTCGGCAGGTCGAGGTGAAGCGGCTGCGGGACGATGTCGCGGTCGTCCACGCCCGGATGCGGCTGACGGGCCAGACGCCCATCGGCACCGTCGAACACCCCGGACCGCGCACCACCGTCTTCTCGTTCGTCCTCCACCGGACCGACGCGGGCTGGCGCTGCGCCTCGGCCCAGAACACCGACGTGGTCCCCGGCAAGGAGACCCACATCGTAGACGACGCGGGAGCGTTCGGGAGCGTAGACTACCGGACCCGCTAA
- a CDS encoding copper chaperone PCu(A)C, producing MCRFLLLLVLVTLAGCATDPPADPEPAAEPVPAADPAPAVLTLSDAFAPAAPEDGTSAVFVEIGGGAEADTLVGARFDGAAQVEVHETYDAGEGLRGMRQVEGGIPVPAGEGVSLRPGGFHVMLIGLAAPLAAGDTLDVALDFARAGAQPLRVPVRALADFPTEAPSD from the coding sequence ATGTGCCGTTTCCTCCTCCTGCTCGTCCTCGTCACTCTCGCCGGTTGCGCCACCGACCCGCCCGCCGACCCTGAACCTGCCGCTGAGCCGGTCCCTGCTGCCGATCCAGCGCCCGCCGTGCTCACCCTGTCCGACGCGTTCGCCCCGGCTGCGCCCGAAGACGGCACGAGCGCGGTGTTTGTCGAGATCGGTGGCGGGGCGGAGGCCGACACACTCGTCGGGGCACGCTTCGACGGCGCGGCTCAGGTTGAGGTCCACGAGACCTACGACGCGGGCGAGGGGCTGCGCGGGATGCGCCAGGTCGAGGGGGGCATTCCTGTCCCGGCGGGTGAGGGCGTCTCGCTCCGGCCCGGCGGCTTCCACGTCATGCTGATCGGCCTCGCGGCGCCGCTCGCCGCCGGCGACACGCTCGACGTGGCGCTCGACTTCGCCCGCGCCGGGGCGCAGCCGCTCCGCGTCCCCGTCCGCGCCCTCGCCGACTTCCCGACCGAAGCCCCGAGCGACTGA
- a CDS encoding cytochrome c peroxidase translates to MLQRLSGPVLVLAAALAAAGCGAAGPDGRAFVSVPVPPGFAPLPVPPQNPLLARRVALGERLFFDPILSSDRTVSCGTCHLPEIAFTDGHLRSIGVEGRRGLRNAPSLLNATYRTSLFWDGGALFLESQALVPLEDPAEMDLPIPEALARLAAHPEYPALFAEAFDGDGPSVQTLSYALAAFQRTLVSAPTRFDRHQAGEAEAFGEAEERGFRLFETHCQSCHAGALLTTERFANNGVAVSDRDPGRERITFDAADRGTFRVPSLRAVARTGPYFHDGRFSTLEAVVAHYDRGGDGTPGQDPRVRPLGLSESERAALVAFLRTLDDRPATINRSPTP, encoded by the coding sequence ATGCTGCAGCGACTGTCCGGACCCGTGCTCGTGCTCGCTGCCGCCCTCGCGGCGGCCGGGTGCGGTGCGGCCGGGCCGGACGGCCGCGCCTTCGTCTCGGTCCCGGTGCCGCCGGGTTTCGCGCCGCTGCCGGTGCCGCCGCAGAACCCCCTGCTCGCGCGCCGCGTCGCGCTCGGCGAGCGCCTCTTCTTCGATCCGATCCTATCGTCCGACCGGACGGTCTCGTGCGGGACGTGCCACCTGCCGGAGATCGCCTTCACCGACGGACACCTGCGGAGCATCGGCGTGGAGGGGCGGCGGGGCCTCAGGAACGCGCCGAGCCTGCTGAACGCGACCTACCGCACGTCGCTCTTCTGGGACGGCGGGGCGCTGTTCCTGGAGAGCCAGGCGCTCGTCCCGCTCGAAGACCCGGCCGAGATGGACCTGCCGATCCCGGAGGCGCTCGCCCGCCTCGCCGCGCACCCCGAGTACCCGGCGCTCTTCGCCGAGGCGTTCGACGGCGACGGGCCGAGCGTGCAGACGCTCAGCTACGCGCTCGCCGCCTTCCAGCGCACGCTCGTCAGCGCGCCGACCCGCTTCGACCGGCACCAGGCGGGTGAGGCCGAGGCGTTCGGCGAGGCCGAAGAGCGCGGGTTCCGGCTCTTCGAGACCCACTGCCAGTCGTGCCATGCCGGGGCGCTGCTCACGACCGAGCGCTTCGCGAACAACGGCGTGGCCGTGAGCGACCGCGACCCCGGCCGCGAGCGGATCACGTTCGACGCCGCCGACCGGGGCACCTTCCGCGTGCCCAGCCTGCGCGCCGTCGCCCGCACCGGCCCCTACTTCCACGACGGGCGCTTCTCCACGCTGGAGGCCGTCGTTGCGCACTACGACCGGGGCGGCGACGGTACGCCGGGCCAGGATCCCCGCGTCCGTCCCCTCGGCCTGAGCGAGTCCGAGCGCGCCGCCCTCGTCGCGTTCCTCCGCACCCTCGACGACCGACCGGCGACCATCAACCGATCCCCGACGCCATGA
- a CDS encoding TonB-dependent receptor: MIRPALILTLVASLGLPVAAQHGDHAAHAEHGSHDVAGRVVDAATGEGVPFASVRVRGTSRGTAADVQGRFQLRVLHGDAELLVSAVGFAPERVDLAQVMNARAMDGPLVVRLAPQDAALDAVLVSGERAVAGDPAASGRTPATTDDLLARLSGVGMIQRANFAWEPVVRGYQGGQIALTVDGMPVYGACVDKMDPASSYVEPENLAAVEVAKGAADLSRGSQIGGAVNLVTERPAFGVLAAEAETGVESQGAARRVRGAANVGGERWALRASGSYRAADDYAPGGAERVATSGYEKRNIAVAGALRLGDGHRLSAQVIADDAWLVGYPALLMDATLAQARIASLDYEGRAPGLDRLRLRLYRNRVEHTMDDRFRDVMERPVMRGMYMPMAGYTDVWGGQAEAGRLLGRTDLALTADVHRVRQFGDMFMFSLFPGIRDMVLLNVGDARALNGAVTLEARRALGDRWAVTASARLDATARDTHRDEIRQLFASRYGAGDLARNLLVPSLSATATYALSPRTRLRLSLADAGRLPTIVEQYGHYVYNYVDGYFYTGRPDLKPERSRQLEVGVAHAGDVLAVEAAAFGHLLQDVVVGVADSEVVPGLSGSTYRFRLYDNAERGWMAGGELSALADLGGLVPGLAASASVSATFGQNVSFGEPLPLIPPVSGLVALRYDRAAWSAEAESRWALAQNRVAFEAFEELPTDGYNVLALRFGWEPAGRVSVEAGAENLFDTFYRDHLALSDLAARGRSLYLSLGFNL, from the coding sequence ATGATCCGTCCCGCCCTCATCCTGACCCTTGTTGCGAGTCTCGGGCTGCCGGTTGCGGCTCAGCACGGCGACCATGCCGCGCACGCCGAGCACGGGAGCCACGACGTCGCAGGCCGGGTCGTGGACGCTGCGACGGGCGAGGGGGTACCCTTTGCCAGCGTTCGGGTCCGCGGGACGAGCCGGGGGACGGCGGCCGACGTGCAGGGCCGCTTCCAGCTCCGCGTGCTCCACGGCGACGCCGAGTTGCTTGTCTCGGCCGTCGGCTTCGCGCCGGAGCGCGTAGACCTCGCCCAGGTGATGAATGCCCGGGCGATGGACGGGCCGCTCGTCGTGCGCCTCGCGCCGCAGGACGCCGCGCTCGACGCCGTCCTCGTCTCCGGCGAGCGGGCTGTGGCGGGCGACCCCGCCGCCTCGGGCCGGACGCCCGCGACGACCGACGACCTCCTCGCCCGGCTCTCCGGCGTCGGGATGATCCAGCGGGCGAACTTCGCGTGGGAGCCGGTCGTGCGCGGCTACCAGGGCGGGCAGATCGCGCTCACGGTCGACGGGATGCCGGTCTACGGCGCGTGCGTGGACAAGATGGACCCGGCCTCCAGCTACGTCGAGCCGGAGAACCTCGCCGCGGTCGAAGTGGCGAAGGGCGCGGCGGACCTCAGCCGGGGCTCGCAGATCGGCGGGGCCGTCAACCTCGTCACCGAGCGCCCCGCCTTCGGCGTGCTCGCGGCCGAAGCGGAGACCGGCGTCGAGAGCCAGGGCGCGGCGCGACGCGTGCGCGGGGCCGCCAACGTCGGCGGCGAGCGCTGGGCGCTCCGGGCGAGCGGGTCCTACCGCGCCGCCGACGACTACGCCCCCGGCGGGGCCGAGCGCGTCGCGACCTCGGGCTACGAGAAGCGCAATATCGCCGTCGCAGGCGCGCTCCGGCTCGGCGACGGACACCGGCTCTCGGCGCAGGTCATCGCCGACGACGCGTGGCTCGTGGGCTACCCCGCGCTCCTGATGGACGCCACGCTCGCCCAGGCGCGGATCGCCAGCCTGGACTACGAGGGCCGCGCGCCCGGCCTCGACCGGCTCCGCCTGCGGCTCTACCGCAACCGCGTCGAGCACACGATGGACGACCGCTTCCGCGACGTGATGGAGCGCCCCGTGATGCGCGGGATGTATATGCCGATGGCCGGCTACACCGATGTCTGGGGCGGCCAGGCCGAGGCGGGACGCCTCCTCGGCCGGACCGACCTCGCCCTCACCGCCGACGTGCACCGCGTCCGGCAGTTCGGCGACATGTTCATGTTCAGCCTCTTCCCCGGCATCCGCGACATGGTCCTCCTCAACGTCGGCGACGCGCGGGCGCTCAACGGGGCCGTCACGCTCGAAGCGCGGCGGGCGCTCGGCGACCGGTGGGCCGTCACCGCTTCGGCTCGGCTCGACGCGACAGCGCGCGACACCCACCGCGACGAGATCCGGCAGCTCTTTGCCTCGCGCTACGGGGCCGGCGACCTCGCCCGGAACCTCCTCGTCCCGAGCCTGAGCGCGACGGCAACGTACGCGCTCTCGCCCCGGACCCGCCTCCGCCTCTCCCTCGCCGACGCCGGCCGCCTCCCGACGATCGTCGAGCAGTACGGGCACTACGTCTACAACTACGTCGACGGCTACTTCTACACCGGCCGGCCGGACCTCAAGCCCGAGCGGAGCCGCCAGCTCGAAGTCGGCGTCGCGCACGCGGGCGACGTGCTCGCGGTCGAGGCCGCGGCGTTCGGGCACCTGCTGCAAGACGTGGTCGTCGGCGTCGCCGACAGCGAGGTCGTGCCGGGCCTGTCGGGGTCGACCTACCGGTTCAGGCTCTACGACAACGCCGAGCGCGGCTGGATGGCCGGCGGCGAGCTCAGCGCCCTCGCCGACCTCGGCGGCCTCGTGCCCGGCCTCGCCGCGTCGGCGTCGGTGAGCGCGACGTTCGGGCAGAACGTCTCGTTCGGCGAGCCGCTGCCGCTCATCCCGCCCGTGTCGGGCCTCGTCGCGCTCCGGTACGACCGCGCCGCGTGGTCCGCCGAGGCCGAGAGCCGGTGGGCGCTCGCCCAGAACCGCGTCGCCTTCGAAGCCTTCGAGGAGCTGCCGACCGACGGCTACAACGTCCTCGCCCTTCGCTTCGGCTGGGAGCCGGCGGGTCGCGTCTCGGTCGAGGCCGGCGCGGAGAACCTGTTCGACACGTTCTACCGCGACCATCTCGCCCTCTCCGACCTCGCCGCCCGCGGCCGGAGCCTCTACCTCTCCCTCGGCTTCAACCTATGA
- a CDS encoding SCO family protein — protein sequence MSTIRLCCFFLALALAGCASQPDHLAPEDDLSDESWTLVDRDSAAVAFPDDLLGQPVLLSAIYTHCPDVCLMTMANMVNVRRELGADTAGVTFATVSFDPARDTPAVLRRYAETWRSGPDWRLLTGDSTEVAGLMERIGVRYEVSRRDTLASGEATYSVSHTDKALLLDAEGRIVETYGGSAGIPEMIADDIRALR from the coding sequence ATGAGCACGATCCGCCTCTGCTGCTTCTTCCTCGCCCTCGCCCTGGCCGGCTGCGCGTCGCAGCCCGACCACCTCGCGCCCGAAGACGACCTGAGCGACGAGTCGTGGACCCTCGTGGACCGCGACAGCGCGGCGGTCGCCTTTCCCGATGACCTGCTGGGGCAGCCGGTGCTGCTCTCGGCTATCTACACCCATTGCCCGGACGTATGCCTGATGACGATGGCGAACATGGTCAACGTCCGCCGCGAACTCGGGGCCGACACCGCCGGGGTCACCTTCGCCACCGTCTCGTTCGACCCCGCGCGCGACACGCCCGCCGTCCTCCGGCGCTACGCCGAGACGTGGCGCAGCGGGCCGGACTGGCGGCTCCTCACCGGCGATTCCACCGAGGTCGCGGGTCTGATGGAGCGCATCGGCGTCCGGTACGAGGTCTCGCGCCGCGACACGCTCGCCTCGGGCGAGGCCACCTACTCCGTCAGCCACACCGACAAGGCGCTCCTGCTCGACGCCGAGGGCCGCATCGTCGAGACCTACGGCGGGAGCGCCGGCATCCCCGAGATGATCGCCGACGACATCCGCGCCCTCCGCTGA
- a CDS encoding FixH family protein → MTRRLLVALGLLALAGCVPDGVADFDFQALQPPAPPEELTGFALVGTAEVGGLSVELFADRGGLHVGYNRLRVRLAEGGVAVTEARIALAAAPAAGLAAGTALPAAAPPTRADADGFFEGSAFVLTPDTTARTFILTAAVETLDGAGGTATFEAEARPDIWMQQRGDLLVSWVQPSRPVVGENTFEVAAHRWTGEAFEAVAGASADLYPYMDMGGGDGHSTPYDDFASEGSRYRWTVDFIMAGGWEMTVTLAPTGGGEEPFRFVGYTVYEP, encoded by the coding sequence ATGACCCGACGACTCCTCGTAGCCCTCGGCCTCCTCGCCCTCGCCGGGTGCGTCCCCGACGGCGTGGCCGACTTCGACTTCCAGGCGCTCCAGCCGCCCGCGCCACCCGAAGAGCTGACCGGCTTCGCGCTGGTCGGCACGGCCGAAGTGGGCGGGCTGAGCGTCGAGCTCTTCGCCGACCGGGGCGGGCTGCACGTGGGCTACAACCGCCTGCGCGTCCGCCTCGCCGAAGGCGGCGTGGCCGTCACCGAGGCCCGCATCGCCCTCGCCGCGGCGCCGGCTGCGGGTCTCGCCGCCGGAACCGCGCTGCCGGCCGCCGCGCCGCCGACGCGCGCCGACGCCGACGGCTTCTTCGAGGGGTCGGCCTTCGTCCTCACGCCCGACACGACGGCTCGGACGTTCATCCTCACCGCTGCCGTCGAGACGCTTGATGGCGCCGGCGGCACCGCGACCTTCGAGGCCGAGGCCCGGCCCGACATCTGGATGCAGCAGCGGGGCGACCTCCTGGTCTCCTGGGTCCAGCCGTCGCGGCCGGTCGTCGGCGAGAACACCTTCGAGGTGGCGGCGCACCGCTGGACGGGCGAGGCCTTCGAGGCCGTCGCCGGCGCGAGCGCCGACCTCTACCCGTACATGGACATGGGCGGCGGCGATGGGCACTCGACGCCGTACGACGACTTCGCGAGCGAGGGGAGCCGCTACCGGTGGACGGTGGACTTCATTATGGCCGGCGGGTGGGAGATGACCGTCACGCTCGCCCCGACCGGCGGTGGCGAGGAGCCGTTCCGCTTCGTGGGCTACACCGTCTACGAGCCATGA